The following coding sequences lie in one Oncorhynchus gorbuscha isolate QuinsamMale2020 ecotype Even-year linkage group LG10, OgorEven_v1.0, whole genome shotgun sequence genomic window:
- the LOC124045888 gene encoding forkhead box protein P1-B-like isoform X5 — protein sequence MHESGSEQTTCTSPANQTENGDSAERDDWLSTQTPTPEGSGADSQQQNQVPVSVSMMTPPVETLQQTLQQVLNPQQIQALLQQQKALMLHQQHIQDLCQKQQDQFNAQLLQQKHAEKSEQELTAQHMVIQQQFLQVQQQHLLSLQRQGLLSVLPSMSPSTAQVKGCEYSTSLPSGGEYPATFQKSLLHSQQSTTNGNHKSQPLKKKDSGPVDDHSQNTHPLYGHGMCKWSGCEAVFGDFQAFLEHLNGEHTLDDKSTAQCRVQMQVVQQLELQLKKDRERLQAMMSHLKSSEQMSKPATPTVDLMPNVAFSQVTFPKVLPPMSLSQSATAPSTPLTPPPTSSIITPNTLLTVSPGRRRYSDKYSKNMNQDIVQNKEFYISTEVRPPFTYAALIRQAIFESPYKQLTLNEIYNWFTQTFAYFRRNAATWKNAVRHNLSLHKCFVRVENVKGAVWTVDEMEFQRRRPQKPAGEGSFRRENTGHGHSSASLTPKQEEMNATLWYGNGSYSDSSEEQYPMHPLVKEELMDEEAYENVPHDCSETESSDEHSSDVDQDEDGGSPERPNLQLAHVPSQ from the exons ATGCATGAGTCTGGGTCAGAGCAGACAACCTGCACCAGTCCAGCCAATCAGACAGAGAATGGGGACAGTGCTGAAAGGGATGATTGGCTGAGCACTCAGACTCCAACTCCAGAGGGTTCCGGGGCTGACAGCCAGCAGCAAAACCAG GTTCCAGTCTCGGTGTCTATGATGACACCTCCGGTGGAGACTCTTCAGCAGACACTGCAGCAGGTCCTCAACCCACAGCAGATCCAGGCCCTGCTCCAGCAGCAGAAAGCACTCATGTTACACCAG CAACACATACAGGATCTCTGCCAGAAACAGCAGGACCAGTTCAACGCCCAGCTCCTACAGCAGAAGCATGCTGAGAAGTCAGAGCAAGAG CTAACAGCCCAGCACATGGTCATCCAGCAGCAGTTCTTGCAAGTCCAACAGCAGCACCTCCTCAGCCTCCAGAGACagggtctcctgtctgtcctgccctCCATGAGCCCCTCTACAGCTCAGG TGAAAGGGTGTGAGTATAGTACaagcctgccctctggtggtgaGTATCCAGCCACTTTTCAAAAGAGCCTGCTCCACAGCCAGCAGTCCACCACTAATGGGAATCATAAATCACAGCCACTAAAGAAGAAAGACAG TGGTCCTGTGGATGATCACTCACAAAACACTCACCCTCTCTATGGACACGGCATGTGCAAATGGTCTGGCTGTGAGGCAGTCTTTGGAGACTTTCAGGCTTTTCTCGA ACATCTGAACGGTGAACATACACTGGATGACAAGAGTACAGCACAGTGTCGAGTGCAGATGCAGGTTGTTCAGCAGCTAGAACTGCAG TTGAAAAAAGACAGAGAGCGTCTGCAAGCCATGATGTCTCACCTCAAATCATCTGAGCAAATGTCAAAACCAGCAACGCCAACA GTGGATCTTATGCCCAACGTTGCCTTCTCCCAGGTGACATTTCCCAAGGTGCTTCCTCCCATGAGCTTGTCTCAAAGTGCCACTGCTCCTTCCACACCCCTGACACCTCCCCCGAcctcctctatcatcactcccaACACCCTGCTCACTGTGAGCCCTGGGAGGAGACGGTACTCAGACAAGTACAGCAAGAACATGAATCAAG ATATTGTTCAGAATAAAGAGTTCTACATCAGTACGGAAGTTAGACCACCATTTACATATGCAGCCCTAATAAGACAG GCAATATTTGAATCACCCTATAAGCAGCTGACACTAAATGAAATCTACAATTGGTTCACACAAACGTTTGCATATTTCAGACGCAATGCAGCAACATGGAAG AATGCAGTGAGACACAACCTCAGCCTCCACAAGTGTTTTGTGCGAGTGGAGAACGTAAAAGGAGCTGTGTGGACAGTTGATGAGATGGAGTTCCAGAGGAGAAGGCCCCAGAAGCCTGCTGGTGAAGG GTCTTTCAGAAGAGAGAACACTGGCCATGGTCACAGCTCAGCTTCCCTTACTCCTAAG CAGGAAGAGATGAATGCAACTCTCTGGTATGGGAATGGATCCTACAGTGACAGCAGTGAAGAGCAGTACCCTATGCACCCCCT CGTAAAAGAAGAGCTAATGGACGAGGAGGCATATGAGAATGTGCCCCATGACTGTTCTGAGACTGAGAGCTCTGATGAGCACAGCTCAGATGTGGACCAAGACGAAGATGGCGGTAGCCCAGAAAGACCCAACCTGCAGCTGGCTCATGTGCCTTCACAATGA
- the LOC124045888 gene encoding forkhead box protein P1-B-like isoform X3 has translation MHESGSEQTTCTSPANQTENGDSAERDDWLSTQTPTPEGSGADSQQQNQVPVSVSMMTPPVETLQQTLQQVLNPQQIQALLQQQKALMLHQQHIQDLCQKQQDQFNAQLLQQKHAEKSEQELTAQHMVIQQQFLQVQQQHLLSLQRQGLLSVLPSMSPSTAQGLVKGCEYSTSLPSGGEYPATFQKSLLHSQQSTTNGNHKSQPLKKKDSGPVDDHSQNTHPLYGHGMCKWSGCEAVFGDFQAFLEHLNGEHTLDDKSTAQCRVQMQVVQQLELQLKKDRERLQAMMSHLKSSEQMSKPATPTVDLMPNVAFSQVTFPKVLPPMSLSQSATAPSTPLTPPPTSSIITPNTLLTVSPGRRRYSDKYSKNMNQDIVQNKEFYISTEVRPPFTYAALIRQAIFESPYKQLTLNEIYNWFTQTFAYFRRNAATWKNAVRHNLSLHKCFVRVENVKGAVWTVDEMEFQRRRPQKPAGEGSFRRENTGHGHSSASLTPKQEEMNATLWYGNGSYSDSSEEQYPMHPLVKEELMDEEAYENVPHDCSETESSDEHSSDVDQDEDGGSPERPNLQLAHVPSQ, from the exons ATGCATGAGTCTGGGTCAGAGCAGACAACCTGCACCAGTCCAGCCAATCAGACAGAGAATGGGGACAGTGCTGAAAGGGATGATTGGCTGAGCACTCAGACTCCAACTCCAGAGGGTTCCGGGGCTGACAGCCAGCAGCAAAACCAG GTTCCAGTCTCGGTGTCTATGATGACACCTCCGGTGGAGACTCTTCAGCAGACACTGCAGCAGGTCCTCAACCCACAGCAGATCCAGGCCCTGCTCCAGCAGCAGAAAGCACTCATGTTACACCAG CAACACATACAGGATCTCTGCCAGAAACAGCAGGACCAGTTCAACGCCCAGCTCCTACAGCAGAAGCATGCTGAGAAGTCAGAGCAAGAG CTAACAGCCCAGCACATGGTCATCCAGCAGCAGTTCTTGCAAGTCCAACAGCAGCACCTCCTCAGCCTCCAGAGACagggtctcctgtctgtcctgccctCCATGAGCCCCTCTACAGCTCAGG GTTTAGTGAAAGGGTGTGAGTATAGTACaagcctgccctctggtggtgaGTATCCAGCCACTTTTCAAAAGAGCCTGCTCCACAGCCAGCAGTCCACCACTAATGGGAATCATAAATCACAGCCACTAAAGAAGAAAGACAG TGGTCCTGTGGATGATCACTCACAAAACACTCACCCTCTCTATGGACACGGCATGTGCAAATGGTCTGGCTGTGAGGCAGTCTTTGGAGACTTTCAGGCTTTTCTCGA ACATCTGAACGGTGAACATACACTGGATGACAAGAGTACAGCACAGTGTCGAGTGCAGATGCAGGTTGTTCAGCAGCTAGAACTGCAG TTGAAAAAAGACAGAGAGCGTCTGCAAGCCATGATGTCTCACCTCAAATCATCTGAGCAAATGTCAAAACCAGCAACGCCAACA GTGGATCTTATGCCCAACGTTGCCTTCTCCCAGGTGACATTTCCCAAGGTGCTTCCTCCCATGAGCTTGTCTCAAAGTGCCACTGCTCCTTCCACACCCCTGACACCTCCCCCGAcctcctctatcatcactcccaACACCCTGCTCACTGTGAGCCCTGGGAGGAGACGGTACTCAGACAAGTACAGCAAGAACATGAATCAAG ATATTGTTCAGAATAAAGAGTTCTACATCAGTACGGAAGTTAGACCACCATTTACATATGCAGCCCTAATAAGACAG GCAATATTTGAATCACCCTATAAGCAGCTGACACTAAATGAAATCTACAATTGGTTCACACAAACGTTTGCATATTTCAGACGCAATGCAGCAACATGGAAG AATGCAGTGAGACACAACCTCAGCCTCCACAAGTGTTTTGTGCGAGTGGAGAACGTAAAAGGAGCTGTGTGGACAGTTGATGAGATGGAGTTCCAGAGGAGAAGGCCCCAGAAGCCTGCTGGTGAAGG GTCTTTCAGAAGAGAGAACACTGGCCATGGTCACAGCTCAGCTTCCCTTACTCCTAAG CAGGAAGAGATGAATGCAACTCTCTGGTATGGGAATGGATCCTACAGTGACAGCAGTGAAGAGCAGTACCCTATGCACCCCCT CGTAAAAGAAGAGCTAATGGACGAGGAGGCATATGAGAATGTGCCCCATGACTGTTCTGAGACTGAGAGCTCTGATGAGCACAGCTCAGATGTGGACCAAGACGAAGATGGCGGTAGCCCAGAAAGACCCAACCTGCAGCTGGCTCATGTGCCTTCACAATGA
- the LOC124045888 gene encoding forkhead box protein P1-B-like isoform X4 — MHESGSEQTTCTSPANQTENGDSAERDDWLSTQTPTPEGSGADSQQQNQVPVSVSMMTPPVETLQQTLQQVLNPQQIQALLQQQKALMLHQQHIQDLCQKQQDQFNAQLLQQKHAEKSEQEQLTAQHMVIQQQFLQVQQQHLLSLQRQGLLSVLPSMSPSTAQVKGCEYSTSLPSGGEYPATFQKSLLHSQQSTTNGNHKSQPLKKKDSGPVDDHSQNTHPLYGHGMCKWSGCEAVFGDFQAFLEHLNGEHTLDDKSTAQCRVQMQVVQQLELQLKKDRERLQAMMSHLKSSEQMSKPATPTVDLMPNVAFSQVTFPKVLPPMSLSQSATAPSTPLTPPPTSSIITPNTLLTVSPGRRRYSDKYSKNMNQDIVQNKEFYISTEVRPPFTYAALIRQAIFESPYKQLTLNEIYNWFTQTFAYFRRNAATWKNAVRHNLSLHKCFVRVENVKGAVWTVDEMEFQRRRPQKPAGEGSFRRENTGHGHSSASLTPKQEEMNATLWYGNGSYSDSSEEQYPMHPLVKEELMDEEAYENVPHDCSETESSDEHSSDVDQDEDGGSPERPNLQLAHVPSQ, encoded by the exons ATGCATGAGTCTGGGTCAGAGCAGACAACCTGCACCAGTCCAGCCAATCAGACAGAGAATGGGGACAGTGCTGAAAGGGATGATTGGCTGAGCACTCAGACTCCAACTCCAGAGGGTTCCGGGGCTGACAGCCAGCAGCAAAACCAG GTTCCAGTCTCGGTGTCTATGATGACACCTCCGGTGGAGACTCTTCAGCAGACACTGCAGCAGGTCCTCAACCCACAGCAGATCCAGGCCCTGCTCCAGCAGCAGAAAGCACTCATGTTACACCAG CAACACATACAGGATCTCTGCCAGAAACAGCAGGACCAGTTCAACGCCCAGCTCCTACAGCAGAAGCATGCTGAGAAGTCAGAGCAAGAG CAGCTAACAGCCCAGCACATGGTCATCCAGCAGCAGTTCTTGCAAGTCCAACAGCAGCACCTCCTCAGCCTCCAGAGACagggtctcctgtctgtcctgccctCCATGAGCCCCTCTACAGCTCAGG TGAAAGGGTGTGAGTATAGTACaagcctgccctctggtggtgaGTATCCAGCCACTTTTCAAAAGAGCCTGCTCCACAGCCAGCAGTCCACCACTAATGGGAATCATAAATCACAGCCACTAAAGAAGAAAGACAG TGGTCCTGTGGATGATCACTCACAAAACACTCACCCTCTCTATGGACACGGCATGTGCAAATGGTCTGGCTGTGAGGCAGTCTTTGGAGACTTTCAGGCTTTTCTCGA ACATCTGAACGGTGAACATACACTGGATGACAAGAGTACAGCACAGTGTCGAGTGCAGATGCAGGTTGTTCAGCAGCTAGAACTGCAG TTGAAAAAAGACAGAGAGCGTCTGCAAGCCATGATGTCTCACCTCAAATCATCTGAGCAAATGTCAAAACCAGCAACGCCAACA GTGGATCTTATGCCCAACGTTGCCTTCTCCCAGGTGACATTTCCCAAGGTGCTTCCTCCCATGAGCTTGTCTCAAAGTGCCACTGCTCCTTCCACACCCCTGACACCTCCCCCGAcctcctctatcatcactcccaACACCCTGCTCACTGTGAGCCCTGGGAGGAGACGGTACTCAGACAAGTACAGCAAGAACATGAATCAAG ATATTGTTCAGAATAAAGAGTTCTACATCAGTACGGAAGTTAGACCACCATTTACATATGCAGCCCTAATAAGACAG GCAATATTTGAATCACCCTATAAGCAGCTGACACTAAATGAAATCTACAATTGGTTCACACAAACGTTTGCATATTTCAGACGCAATGCAGCAACATGGAAG AATGCAGTGAGACACAACCTCAGCCTCCACAAGTGTTTTGTGCGAGTGGAGAACGTAAAAGGAGCTGTGTGGACAGTTGATGAGATGGAGTTCCAGAGGAGAAGGCCCCAGAAGCCTGCTGGTGAAGG GTCTTTCAGAAGAGAGAACACTGGCCATGGTCACAGCTCAGCTTCCCTTACTCCTAAG CAGGAAGAGATGAATGCAACTCTCTGGTATGGGAATGGATCCTACAGTGACAGCAGTGAAGAGCAGTACCCTATGCACCCCCT CGTAAAAGAAGAGCTAATGGACGAGGAGGCATATGAGAATGTGCCCCATGACTGTTCTGAGACTGAGAGCTCTGATGAGCACAGCTCAGATGTGGACCAAGACGAAGATGGCGGTAGCCCAGAAAGACCCAACCTGCAGCTGGCTCATGTGCCTTCACAATGA
- the LOC124045888 gene encoding forkhead box protein P1-B-like isoform X6: MMTPPVETLQQTLQQVLNPQQIQALLQQQKALMLHQQHIQDLCQKQQDQFNAQLLQQKHAEKSEQEQLTAQHMVIQQQFLQVQQQHLLSLQRQGLLSVLPSMSPSTAQGLVKGCEYSTSLPSGGEYPATFQKSLLHSQQSTTNGNHKSQPLKKKDSGPVDDHSQNTHPLYGHGMCKWSGCEAVFGDFQAFLEHLNGEHTLDDKSTAQCRVQMQVVQQLELQLKKDRERLQAMMSHLKSSEQMSKPATPTVDLMPNVAFSQVTFPKVLPPMSLSQSATAPSTPLTPPPTSSIITPNTLLTVSPGRRRYSDKYSKNMNQDIVQNKEFYISTEVRPPFTYAALIRQAIFESPYKQLTLNEIYNWFTQTFAYFRRNAATWKNAVRHNLSLHKCFVRVENVKGAVWTVDEMEFQRRRPQKPAGEGSFRRENTGHGHSSASLTPKQEEMNATLWYGNGSYSDSSEEQYPMHPLVKEELMDEEAYENVPHDCSETESSDEHSSDVDQDEDGGSPERPNLQLAHVPSQ; encoded by the exons ATGATGACACCTCCGGTGGAGACTCTTCAGCAGACACTGCAGCAGGTCCTCAACCCACAGCAGATCCAGGCCCTGCTCCAGCAGCAGAAAGCACTCATGTTACACCAG CAACACATACAGGATCTCTGCCAGAAACAGCAGGACCAGTTCAACGCCCAGCTCCTACAGCAGAAGCATGCTGAGAAGTCAGAGCAAGAG CAGCTAACAGCCCAGCACATGGTCATCCAGCAGCAGTTCTTGCAAGTCCAACAGCAGCACCTCCTCAGCCTCCAGAGACagggtctcctgtctgtcctgccctCCATGAGCCCCTCTACAGCTCAGG GTTTAGTGAAAGGGTGTGAGTATAGTACaagcctgccctctggtggtgaGTATCCAGCCACTTTTCAAAAGAGCCTGCTCCACAGCCAGCAGTCCACCACTAATGGGAATCATAAATCACAGCCACTAAAGAAGAAAGACAG TGGTCCTGTGGATGATCACTCACAAAACACTCACCCTCTCTATGGACACGGCATGTGCAAATGGTCTGGCTGTGAGGCAGTCTTTGGAGACTTTCAGGCTTTTCTCGA ACATCTGAACGGTGAACATACACTGGATGACAAGAGTACAGCACAGTGTCGAGTGCAGATGCAGGTTGTTCAGCAGCTAGAACTGCAG TTGAAAAAAGACAGAGAGCGTCTGCAAGCCATGATGTCTCACCTCAAATCATCTGAGCAAATGTCAAAACCAGCAACGCCAACA GTGGATCTTATGCCCAACGTTGCCTTCTCCCAGGTGACATTTCCCAAGGTGCTTCCTCCCATGAGCTTGTCTCAAAGTGCCACTGCTCCTTCCACACCCCTGACACCTCCCCCGAcctcctctatcatcactcccaACACCCTGCTCACTGTGAGCCCTGGGAGGAGACGGTACTCAGACAAGTACAGCAAGAACATGAATCAAG ATATTGTTCAGAATAAAGAGTTCTACATCAGTACGGAAGTTAGACCACCATTTACATATGCAGCCCTAATAAGACAG GCAATATTTGAATCACCCTATAAGCAGCTGACACTAAATGAAATCTACAATTGGTTCACACAAACGTTTGCATATTTCAGACGCAATGCAGCAACATGGAAG AATGCAGTGAGACACAACCTCAGCCTCCACAAGTGTTTTGTGCGAGTGGAGAACGTAAAAGGAGCTGTGTGGACAGTTGATGAGATGGAGTTCCAGAGGAGAAGGCCCCAGAAGCCTGCTGGTGAAGG GTCTTTCAGAAGAGAGAACACTGGCCATGGTCACAGCTCAGCTTCCCTTACTCCTAAG CAGGAAGAGATGAATGCAACTCTCTGGTATGGGAATGGATCCTACAGTGACAGCAGTGAAGAGCAGTACCCTATGCACCCCCT CGTAAAAGAAGAGCTAATGGACGAGGAGGCATATGAGAATGTGCCCCATGACTGTTCTGAGACTGAGAGCTCTGATGAGCACAGCTCAGATGTGGACCAAGACGAAGATGGCGGTAGCCCAGAAAGACCCAACCTGCAGCTGGCTCATGTGCCTTCACAATGA
- the mdfic2 gene encoding myoD family inhibitor domain-containing protein 2, with translation MISNKVVVSGVRRLSTISEHDPDKVDTDLSSQDPMGGREWGGSSFSLCSNKHINNSSDHFSSFESHQPDAGDDCAAILLACLYCRFYDIVVMVPDTCERAVSRCFPSFKYLNASREQERTSGWCNCSVELDCSCCNSCQEGAELLELAMEISEVCYR, from the exons ATGATCAGCAACAAGGTTGTGGTGAGTGGAGTGCGGAGGCTGAGCACCATCTCTGAGCACGACCCAGACAAGGTAGATACTGACCTCAGCTCTCAGGATCCCATGGGAGGCCGGGAGTGGGGCGGATCCAGTTTCTCACTGTGTTCCAACAAGCACATCAACAACAGTAGCGATCACTTCTCCTCCTTCGAATCCCATCAGCCTGACGCCGGGG ATGATTGTGCTGCCATTCTACTGGCCTGCCTCTACTGCCGGTTCTATGACATCGTAGTTATGGTGCCAGACACATGTGAGAGAGCTGTAAGCCGCTGTTTCCCCTCGTTCAAATACCTCAACGCGTCCAGGGAGCAGGAGCGGACCAGTGGCTGGTGCAACTGCAGTGTAGAACTGGACTGCAGCTGCTGCAACTCCTGTCAAGAGGGAGCCGAGTTACTGGAACTCGCCATGGAGATCTCTGAAGTCTGCTACCGATGA
- the LOC124045888 gene encoding forkhead box protein P1-B-like isoform X2 → MHESGSEQTTCTSPANQTENGDSAERDDWLSTQTPTPEGSGADSQQQNQVPVSVSMMTPPVETLQQTLQQVLNPQQIQALLQQQKALMLHQQHIQDLCQKQQDQFNAQLLQQKHAEKSEQEQLTAQHMVIQQQFLQVQQQHLLSLQRQGLLSVLPSMSPSTAQGLVKGCEYSTSLPSGGEYPATFQKSLLHSQQSTTNGNHKSQPLKKKDSGPVDDHSQNTHPLYGHGMCKWSGCEAVFGDFQAFLEHLNGEHTLDDKSTAQCRVQMQVVQQLELQLKKDRERLQAMMSHLKSSEQMSKPATPTVDLMPNVAFSQVTFPKVLPPMSLSQSATAPSTPLTPPPTSSIITPNTLLTVSPGRRRYSDKYSKNMNQDIVQNKEFYISTEVRPPFTYAALIRQAIFESPYKQLTLNEIYNWFTQTFAYFRRNAATWKNAVRHNLSLHKCFVRVENVKGAVWTVDEMEFQRRRPQKPAGEGSFRRENTGHGHSSASLTPKEEMNATLWYGNGSYSDSSEEQYPMHPLVKEELMDEEAYENVPHDCSETESSDEHSSDVDQDEDGGSPERPNLQLAHVPSQ, encoded by the exons ATGCATGAGTCTGGGTCAGAGCAGACAACCTGCACCAGTCCAGCCAATCAGACAGAGAATGGGGACAGTGCTGAAAGGGATGATTGGCTGAGCACTCAGACTCCAACTCCAGAGGGTTCCGGGGCTGACAGCCAGCAGCAAAACCAG GTTCCAGTCTCGGTGTCTATGATGACACCTCCGGTGGAGACTCTTCAGCAGACACTGCAGCAGGTCCTCAACCCACAGCAGATCCAGGCCCTGCTCCAGCAGCAGAAAGCACTCATGTTACACCAG CAACACATACAGGATCTCTGCCAGAAACAGCAGGACCAGTTCAACGCCCAGCTCCTACAGCAGAAGCATGCTGAGAAGTCAGAGCAAGAG CAGCTAACAGCCCAGCACATGGTCATCCAGCAGCAGTTCTTGCAAGTCCAACAGCAGCACCTCCTCAGCCTCCAGAGACagggtctcctgtctgtcctgccctCCATGAGCCCCTCTACAGCTCAGG GTTTAGTGAAAGGGTGTGAGTATAGTACaagcctgccctctggtggtgaGTATCCAGCCACTTTTCAAAAGAGCCTGCTCCACAGCCAGCAGTCCACCACTAATGGGAATCATAAATCACAGCCACTAAAGAAGAAAGACAG TGGTCCTGTGGATGATCACTCACAAAACACTCACCCTCTCTATGGACACGGCATGTGCAAATGGTCTGGCTGTGAGGCAGTCTTTGGAGACTTTCAGGCTTTTCTCGA ACATCTGAACGGTGAACATACACTGGATGACAAGAGTACAGCACAGTGTCGAGTGCAGATGCAGGTTGTTCAGCAGCTAGAACTGCAG TTGAAAAAAGACAGAGAGCGTCTGCAAGCCATGATGTCTCACCTCAAATCATCTGAGCAAATGTCAAAACCAGCAACGCCAACA GTGGATCTTATGCCCAACGTTGCCTTCTCCCAGGTGACATTTCCCAAGGTGCTTCCTCCCATGAGCTTGTCTCAAAGTGCCACTGCTCCTTCCACACCCCTGACACCTCCCCCGAcctcctctatcatcactcccaACACCCTGCTCACTGTGAGCCCTGGGAGGAGACGGTACTCAGACAAGTACAGCAAGAACATGAATCAAG ATATTGTTCAGAATAAAGAGTTCTACATCAGTACGGAAGTTAGACCACCATTTACATATGCAGCCCTAATAAGACAG GCAATATTTGAATCACCCTATAAGCAGCTGACACTAAATGAAATCTACAATTGGTTCACACAAACGTTTGCATATTTCAGACGCAATGCAGCAACATGGAAG AATGCAGTGAGACACAACCTCAGCCTCCACAAGTGTTTTGTGCGAGTGGAGAACGTAAAAGGAGCTGTGTGGACAGTTGATGAGATGGAGTTCCAGAGGAGAAGGCCCCAGAAGCCTGCTGGTGAAGG GTCTTTCAGAAGAGAGAACACTGGCCATGGTCACAGCTCAGCTTCCCTTACTCCTAAG GAAGAGATGAATGCAACTCTCTGGTATGGGAATGGATCCTACAGTGACAGCAGTGAAGAGCAGTACCCTATGCACCCCCT CGTAAAAGAAGAGCTAATGGACGAGGAGGCATATGAGAATGTGCCCCATGACTGTTCTGAGACTGAGAGCTCTGATGAGCACAGCTCAGATGTGGACCAAGACGAAGATGGCGGTAGCCCAGAAAGACCCAACCTGCAGCTGGCTCATGTGCCTTCACAATGA
- the LOC124045888 gene encoding forkhead box protein P1-B-like isoform X1: protein MHESGSEQTTCTSPANQTENGDSAERDDWLSTQTPTPEGSGADSQQQNQVPVSVSMMTPPVETLQQTLQQVLNPQQIQALLQQQKALMLHQQHIQDLCQKQQDQFNAQLLQQKHAEKSEQEQLTAQHMVIQQQFLQVQQQHLLSLQRQGLLSVLPSMSPSTAQGLVKGCEYSTSLPSGGEYPATFQKSLLHSQQSTTNGNHKSQPLKKKDSGPVDDHSQNTHPLYGHGMCKWSGCEAVFGDFQAFLEHLNGEHTLDDKSTAQCRVQMQVVQQLELQLKKDRERLQAMMSHLKSSEQMSKPATPTVDLMPNVAFSQVTFPKVLPPMSLSQSATAPSTPLTPPPTSSIITPNTLLTVSPGRRRYSDKYSKNMNQDIVQNKEFYISTEVRPPFTYAALIRQAIFESPYKQLTLNEIYNWFTQTFAYFRRNAATWKNAVRHNLSLHKCFVRVENVKGAVWTVDEMEFQRRRPQKPAGEGSFRRENTGHGHSSASLTPKQEEMNATLWYGNGSYSDSSEEQYPMHPLVKEELMDEEAYENVPHDCSETESSDEHSSDVDQDEDGGSPERPNLQLAHVPSQ from the exons ATGCATGAGTCTGGGTCAGAGCAGACAACCTGCACCAGTCCAGCCAATCAGACAGAGAATGGGGACAGTGCTGAAAGGGATGATTGGCTGAGCACTCAGACTCCAACTCCAGAGGGTTCCGGGGCTGACAGCCAGCAGCAAAACCAG GTTCCAGTCTCGGTGTCTATGATGACACCTCCGGTGGAGACTCTTCAGCAGACACTGCAGCAGGTCCTCAACCCACAGCAGATCCAGGCCCTGCTCCAGCAGCAGAAAGCACTCATGTTACACCAG CAACACATACAGGATCTCTGCCAGAAACAGCAGGACCAGTTCAACGCCCAGCTCCTACAGCAGAAGCATGCTGAGAAGTCAGAGCAAGAG CAGCTAACAGCCCAGCACATGGTCATCCAGCAGCAGTTCTTGCAAGTCCAACAGCAGCACCTCCTCAGCCTCCAGAGACagggtctcctgtctgtcctgccctCCATGAGCCCCTCTACAGCTCAGG GTTTAGTGAAAGGGTGTGAGTATAGTACaagcctgccctctggtggtgaGTATCCAGCCACTTTTCAAAAGAGCCTGCTCCACAGCCAGCAGTCCACCACTAATGGGAATCATAAATCACAGCCACTAAAGAAGAAAGACAG TGGTCCTGTGGATGATCACTCACAAAACACTCACCCTCTCTATGGACACGGCATGTGCAAATGGTCTGGCTGTGAGGCAGTCTTTGGAGACTTTCAGGCTTTTCTCGA ACATCTGAACGGTGAACATACACTGGATGACAAGAGTACAGCACAGTGTCGAGTGCAGATGCAGGTTGTTCAGCAGCTAGAACTGCAG TTGAAAAAAGACAGAGAGCGTCTGCAAGCCATGATGTCTCACCTCAAATCATCTGAGCAAATGTCAAAACCAGCAACGCCAACA GTGGATCTTATGCCCAACGTTGCCTTCTCCCAGGTGACATTTCCCAAGGTGCTTCCTCCCATGAGCTTGTCTCAAAGTGCCACTGCTCCTTCCACACCCCTGACACCTCCCCCGAcctcctctatcatcactcccaACACCCTGCTCACTGTGAGCCCTGGGAGGAGACGGTACTCAGACAAGTACAGCAAGAACATGAATCAAG ATATTGTTCAGAATAAAGAGTTCTACATCAGTACGGAAGTTAGACCACCATTTACATATGCAGCCCTAATAAGACAG GCAATATTTGAATCACCCTATAAGCAGCTGACACTAAATGAAATCTACAATTGGTTCACACAAACGTTTGCATATTTCAGACGCAATGCAGCAACATGGAAG AATGCAGTGAGACACAACCTCAGCCTCCACAAGTGTTTTGTGCGAGTGGAGAACGTAAAAGGAGCTGTGTGGACAGTTGATGAGATGGAGTTCCAGAGGAGAAGGCCCCAGAAGCCTGCTGGTGAAGG GTCTTTCAGAAGAGAGAACACTGGCCATGGTCACAGCTCAGCTTCCCTTACTCCTAAG CAGGAAGAGATGAATGCAACTCTCTGGTATGGGAATGGATCCTACAGTGACAGCAGTGAAGAGCAGTACCCTATGCACCCCCT CGTAAAAGAAGAGCTAATGGACGAGGAGGCATATGAGAATGTGCCCCATGACTGTTCTGAGACTGAGAGCTCTGATGAGCACAGCTCAGATGTGGACCAAGACGAAGATGGCGGTAGCCCAGAAAGACCCAACCTGCAGCTGGCTCATGTGCCTTCACAATGA